A section of the Stenotrophomonas sp. 364 genome encodes:
- a CDS encoding DoxX family protein, with product MAGATGLDLALLLLRMAAGGFLLPHALGKLFGWFGGPGLAGFADELRGFGLPAPRPMPLLLAAVQVLCGLAVLMGWQTRPGAVIAAVFLLSTALLALPHGWFWMRGGAEYSLFWTLTLLAIALAGPGAFALQPSPAGAGWP from the coding sequence ATGGCCGGCGCCACCGGCCTGGACCTGGCGCTGTTGCTGCTGCGCATGGCGGCGGGCGGGTTCCTGCTCCCGCATGCGCTGGGCAAGCTGTTCGGCTGGTTTGGCGGGCCCGGGCTGGCCGGGTTCGCCGACGAACTGCGCGGCTTCGGCCTTCCGGCACCGCGGCCGATGCCGCTGCTGCTGGCGGCGGTGCAGGTGCTGTGCGGGCTGGCGGTGCTGATGGGTTGGCAGACTCGGCCCGGCGCGGTGATCGCGGCGGTGTTCCTGCTGTCCACTGCGCTACTGGCGCTGCCCCATGGCTGGTTCTGGATGCGCGGCGGTGCCGAATACTCCCTGTTCTGGACGCTGACGCTGCTGGCCATCGCCCTGGCCGGTCCTGGCGCGTTTGCACTGCAGCCGTCGCCGGCAGGGGCAGGATGGCCATGA
- a CDS encoding hydrolase — MNKATAAAGTSLLSPTDHTLVLIDFQSQMAFATHTIDISALRNNAALIAKGAAGFKVPVVLTTVAEKSFSGPMFPELPAIFPGQTVFDRTSMNTWEDQPVIDEINRIGKHRLVLAGLWTSVCIVGPALSAIGQGFEVYVVTDACGDVSVEAHERAVTRMVQAGAVPITAVQYLLELQRDWARSATYDLTTGIARDHAGGYGIGIQYAKTMFGAQEGGH, encoded by the coding sequence ATGAACAAGGCCACCGCCGCCGCCGGTACCTCACTGCTGTCGCCCACCGACCACACCCTGGTCCTGATCGACTTCCAGTCGCAGATGGCATTTGCCACCCACACCATCGACATCTCCGCGCTGCGCAACAATGCCGCGTTGATTGCCAAGGGCGCGGCCGGCTTCAAGGTGCCGGTGGTGCTGACCACGGTTGCCGAGAAGTCGTTCTCCGGCCCGATGTTCCCGGAGCTGCCGGCGATCTTCCCGGGCCAGACGGTGTTCGATCGCACCTCGATGAACACCTGGGAAGACCAGCCGGTGATCGACGAGATCAACCGCATCGGCAAGCACCGCCTGGTGCTCGCTGGCCTGTGGACCAGCGTATGCATCGTCGGCCCGGCGCTGTCGGCGATCGGCCAGGGCTTCGAGGTTTACGTGGTGACCGACGCCTGCGGCGACGTCAGCGTGGAAGCGCACGAGCGCGCCGTGACCCGCATGGTGCAGGCCGGCGCGGTGCCGATCACCGCGGTGCAGTACCTGCTGGAACTGCAGCGCGACTGGGCACGCAGCGCAACCTACGACCTCACCACCGGCATCGCGCGTGACCATGCCGGCGGCTATGGCATCGGCATCCAGTACGCCAAGACGATGTTCGGCGCGCAGGAAGGCGGCCACTGA
- a CDS encoding AraC family transcriptional regulator, whose product MAVSSRPTPPIPSTLPPTQVAALRRALAYIDANLQQPVLVEQMAAAACVSRFHLARLFRAGTGMSPTAYLRQRRIEHAQQLLHAGGLKVSQIASSLCFFDQSHFVRSFRAVTGCTPRHFARRSLRPGA is encoded by the coding sequence ATGGCTGTTTCGTCCCGCCCGACGCCGCCCATACCTTCCACCTTGCCGCCCACCCAGGTGGCGGCGCTGCGGCGTGCCCTGGCCTATATCGACGCCAACCTGCAGCAACCTGTGCTGGTCGAACAGATGGCCGCCGCGGCCTGCGTCAGCCGTTTCCACCTGGCACGGCTGTTTCGTGCCGGGACCGGGATGAGCCCGACCGCGTACCTGCGCCAGCGCCGCATCGAACACGCCCAGCAGCTGTTGCACGCCGGTGGACTGAAGGTCAGCCAGATCGCCAGCAGCCTGTGCTTCTTCGACCAGAGCCATTTCGTGCGCAGCTTCCGCGCCGTGACCGGCTGTACCCCCCGTCATTTCGCCCGGCGCAGCCTGCGCCCGGGCGCCTGA
- a CDS encoding sensor histidine kinase yields MPVAVSAPVPARTRHRVAGGWLLLGLLLAAWPALAAPLSAYEHTAWVVGQGAPGDVWDIAQPADGSLLLATGTGLYRFDGRQFERPAPPNGSTFPSSNMTTLALDPDGTLWIAYYNAGISRLDRHGLTHYAQAQGLPPGLVPRIERDGSGRLWAAADGGLRWFDGERWQVPTAAMGIGDVPAQWLLRDQTGTLWVIAAGRLWRLPANAARFEPLALPVAPFSSLALRDNGQVWLADRRRGVMPVADARGLLPATERDALRRPTLLAKRIRFAADGSLWGSLVDSGGIFRLDVTASASAPVERFDAAQGLASTTAVPVLADREGTLWVGTNLGLNRFRPHQVRSLALSGPADPLRTLYHAPDGQVFAYGADLRPMALRRTLLQAPSTDLHRAALASDQPLWVVDWEALLLIRDGQPHELHPPRVPAPRELRAVLPLGRDEAWFCFGDQRVMHYLRGRWDSDPALPGHACTTLAAGPAGAVLMGYPDGELRVRRQQAWRHYTRADGLQVGPITATAMIGARIWVAGENGLALLGDDDRFHAAQTDTPGLLEGITGIVRDRTAYYWFNGSRGLLRIDASTLEQAVLHGRPVEPRLFDRGDGMPGIAVQTTPMPSAMLAADGLLWLSTNQGLAWIDTGVAQRAGAALQPRIGDVSHGQTQQPLRDGMVLPAGTAQLQIDYLALALSRPERTRYRYRLIGLDDHWQDAGTLTRAFYTNLPPGRYRFEVIAANQDMVWSPVAATRSFHIAPMWYQTLWFNAACVVLLLALILLAMRLRSRRLTQLVRARLQERHAERERIARELHDTLLQGTQGLILRLHAVSQASHTPPPVRAALEAAMQQAESALAEGRDRVSALRDDSDGYQDLGAALVQVYGERASDASSPALRLNVEGAPLPLRRAAAEEVYLIGREALLNALQHAHAGAIEIELGYGMRGLRLHVRDDGRGLPETMAEGHWGLVGMRERAERLGARLRLWSRPGLGTEVELFLPRHRIYRRSPRRWRWPRLTGESV; encoded by the coding sequence ATGCCCGTCGCCGTTTCCGCCCCCGTCCCTGCCCGCACGCGCCACCGCGTGGCCGGCGGCTGGCTGCTGCTTGGCTTGCTGCTGGCCGCATGGCCGGCGCTGGCGGCACCGCTGTCGGCGTACGAGCACACCGCCTGGGTGGTGGGCCAAGGCGCGCCTGGGGATGTGTGGGATATCGCCCAGCCCGCCGACGGCAGCCTGCTGCTGGCCACCGGCACCGGGCTGTACCGGTTCGATGGACGCCAGTTCGAGCGCCCCGCGCCGCCCAACGGCAGTACGTTCCCGTCCTCGAACATGACCACCCTCGCGCTGGATCCCGACGGCACGCTGTGGATTGCCTACTACAACGCCGGGATCAGCCGGCTCGACCGCCACGGCCTCACCCACTATGCGCAGGCACAGGGTCTTCCGCCCGGACTGGTGCCGCGGATCGAGCGCGATGGCAGCGGGCGGTTGTGGGCTGCGGCCGATGGTGGGCTGCGCTGGTTCGATGGTGAACGCTGGCAGGTACCCACCGCCGCGATGGGCATCGGCGATGTACCGGCCCAGTGGCTGCTGCGCGATCAGACGGGGACGCTGTGGGTGATCGCCGCCGGGCGATTATGGCGACTGCCAGCGAACGCCGCGCGCTTCGAACCGCTGGCGCTGCCGGTTGCACCGTTTTCATCGCTGGCCCTGCGCGACAACGGGCAGGTGTGGCTGGCCGATCGCCGACGCGGCGTCATGCCAGTGGCGGATGCGCGCGGCCTGCTGCCCGCCACAGAACGCGACGCGCTGCGTCGGCCCACATTGCTGGCCAAGCGGATCCGGTTCGCCGCCGATGGCAGCCTGTGGGGCAGTCTGGTCGACAGTGGCGGTATCTTCCGCCTGGATGTCACCGCATCGGCCTCCGCCCCGGTCGAGCGCTTCGATGCAGCCCAGGGACTGGCGTCGACCACGGCGGTGCCGGTGCTGGCCGACCGCGAAGGCACGCTGTGGGTCGGCACCAACCTGGGTCTCAACCGGTTCCGCCCCCATCAGGTCCGCAGCCTGGCGCTCTCGGGCCCCGCCGATCCGCTGCGCACGCTGTACCACGCACCCGACGGACAGGTGTTCGCCTACGGCGCAGACCTGCGCCCCATGGCATTGCGCCGTACGCTGCTGCAGGCACCGTCGACCGACCTGCACCGCGCCGCGCTCGCCAGCGACCAACCGCTGTGGGTGGTCGATTGGGAGGCGCTACTGCTGATACGCGATGGCCAGCCGCACGAACTGCATCCGCCAAGAGTTCCCGCCCCGCGCGAACTGCGCGCGGTGCTGCCGCTGGGTCGCGACGAAGCGTGGTTCTGCTTTGGCGACCAGCGCGTGATGCACTACCTTCGCGGCCGCTGGGACAGCGATCCGGCGCTGCCCGGACACGCCTGCACCACGTTGGCGGCCGGCCCGGCCGGGGCCGTGTTGATGGGCTATCCCGACGGCGAGCTGCGCGTACGTCGCCAGCAGGCGTGGCGGCATTACACCCGTGCCGATGGCCTGCAGGTGGGGCCGATCACCGCCACTGCCATGATCGGCGCGCGGATCTGGGTGGCGGGTGAGAACGGGCTGGCCCTGCTTGGCGACGACGACCGCTTCCATGCGGCCCAGACCGACACCCCCGGCCTGCTGGAGGGCATCACCGGCATTGTCCGCGACCGCACGGCTTACTACTGGTTCAACGGCAGCCGCGGCCTGCTGCGGATCGACGCGTCGACCCTGGAGCAGGCGGTACTGCACGGCAGGCCGGTGGAACCGCGGCTGTTCGACCGTGGCGACGGCATGCCCGGCATCGCCGTGCAGACCACCCCGATGCCCAGCGCGATGCTGGCGGCCGATGGCCTGCTCTGGTTGTCCACCAACCAGGGGCTGGCGTGGATCGACACCGGCGTGGCGCAGCGCGCCGGTGCTGCCCTGCAGCCGCGTATCGGCGACGTGTCCCATGGGCAGACGCAGCAGCCACTGCGCGACGGGATGGTGTTGCCCGCAGGCACCGCCCAGCTGCAGATCGACTACCTGGCCCTGGCGTTGAGCCGGCCCGAACGCACCCGCTACCGCTACCGGTTGATCGGGCTGGATGACCATTGGCAGGACGCGGGCACACTCACCCGCGCGTTCTATACCAATCTGCCCCCGGGTCGCTATCGTTTCGAGGTGATCGCAGCCAACCAGGACATGGTGTGGAGCCCTGTGGCCGCGACCCGCAGTTTCCACATCGCGCCGATGTGGTACCAGACGCTGTGGTTCAACGCCGCCTGCGTGGTGTTGCTGCTGGCCCTGATCCTGCTGGCCATGCGCCTGCGCAGCCGTCGCCTGACCCAGCTGGTGCGTGCGCGGCTGCAGGAGCGTCACGCCGAACGCGAGCGTATCGCGCGTGAACTGCACGACACGTTGCTGCAGGGCACCCAGGGCTTGATCCTGCGCCTGCATGCGGTCAGCCAGGCCAGCCACACCCCGCCGCCGGTCAGGGCCGCATTGGAAGCGGCCATGCAGCAGGCAGAAAGCGCGCTGGCCGAAGGCCGGGACCGGGTCAGCGCGCTGCGCGACGACAGCGACGGCTACCAGGACCTCGGTGCGGCACTGGTGCAGGTGTACGGCGAACGCGCCAGCGATGCCAGCAGCCCGGCGCTGCGCCTCAACGTGGAAGGCGCCCCGCTCCCGTTGCGGCGCGCAGCGGCCGAAGAGGTGTACCTGATCGGTCGCGAGGCCCTGTTGAATGCCCTGCAGCATGCCCACGCCGGCGCCATCGAGATCGAACTGGGTTACGGCATGCGCGGGTTGCGCCTGCATGTGCGCGACGATGGGCGCGGCCTGCCCGAAACCATGGCCGAAGGCCACTGGGGACTGGTGGGCATGCGCGAACGCGCCGAACGCCTGGGTGCCCGCCTGCGCTTGTGGTCACGCCCGGGGCTGGGCACCGAAGTGGAACTGTTCCTGCCGCGCCACCGCATCTACCGCCGTTCGCCGCGCCGCTGGCGTTGGCCGCGTTTGACTGGAGAGTCCGTATGA
- a CDS encoding response regulator transcription factor: MTLSPAPIGVLVVDDHPLLRDGLAALLGMQPDMRLVGEAADGEEAVAQYLALRPDVVLMDLQLPRVDGVDAITRIRRHDPRARIIVLTTYRGDVRAVRALQAGASGYLLKDMLRHELIDTIRTVHGGRRAGIPATLAASIAAHVVEDSLSPRETEVLGHVAAGRSNKAIGEQMRISEQTVKAHMKNLMEKLGARDRTHAVTQALKRGIISLDDAQADGDG, from the coding sequence ATGACCCTGTCCCCTGCCCCGATCGGCGTGCTTGTTGTCGATGACCACCCCCTGCTGCGCGACGGCCTGGCCGCACTGCTTGGCATGCAGCCCGACATGCGGCTGGTGGGCGAAGCGGCCGACGGCGAGGAAGCGGTTGCCCAGTACCTGGCGCTGCGCCCGGACGTGGTGCTGATGGACCTGCAGCTGCCGCGCGTGGACGGTGTGGACGCCATCACCCGGATCCGCCGCCACGACCCGCGCGCACGCATCATCGTGCTCACCACCTACCGCGGCGACGTGCGGGCAGTGCGCGCCCTGCAGGCGGGCGCCAGCGGGTACCTGCTCAAGGACATGCTGCGCCACGAGCTCATCGACACCATCCGCACCGTGCATGGCGGTCGCCGGGCCGGCATCCCCGCCACGCTGGCGGCCAGCATCGCCGCGCACGTGGTCGAAGACAGCCTGTCCCCGCGCGAAACCGAAGTGCTGGGCCACGTGGCCGCCGGACGTTCGAACAAGGCGATCGGCGAGCAGATGCGGATCTCCGAGCAGACGGTGAAGGCGCACATGAAGAACCTCATGGAGAAGCTGGGCGCGCGCGACCGTACCCATGCCGTGACCCAGGCACTCAAGCGCGGCATCATCAGCCTGGACGATGCCCAGGCCGATGGCGACGGCTGA
- a CDS encoding MFS transporter, protein MSSTHIPVVAPATPTVAPRLILAMAAGAGFSVASIYYSQPMLGVIGPDLGAAPAATGMVPTLTQLGYALGILLLAPLGDRFDRRRLILAKAVLLALMLAGAALAGSLPTLLLASLLIGVTATMAQDVVPAAASLAPAAERGSVVGKVMTGLLLGILLSRVASGLVAQWLGWRSMFALAAVSVVLIALALARALPRFAPTTTLGYPALLGSLVALWRGQPALRRAVFAQGLLAVGFSAFWSTLALMLHSRYQVGSAVAGAFGIAGAAGALAAPLAGRWADRLGSHAVARIAILVALAGFAMLLLEAWLPRAAILPLLAVSAVVFDFGFQSALVSHQTLVYGLVPEARSRLNALLFTGVFLGMASGGALGSLALAHWGWTGVALLATATAALSLVVRRR, encoded by the coding sequence ATGTCCAGTACGCATATCCCTGTCGTGGCACCGGCCACGCCCACTGTTGCGCCGCGCCTGATCCTGGCCATGGCGGCCGGGGCCGGCTTCTCGGTCGCCTCGATCTACTACAGCCAGCCGATGCTCGGGGTGATCGGCCCAGACCTCGGCGCCGCGCCTGCCGCCACCGGCATGGTGCCCACGCTGACCCAGCTCGGCTACGCGCTGGGGATCCTGCTGCTGGCCCCACTGGGCGACCGCTTCGACCGGCGCCGGCTGATCCTGGCCAAGGCCGTGTTGCTGGCGTTGATGCTGGCCGGGGCCGCGCTCGCCGGCAGCCTGCCGACCCTGCTGCTGGCCAGCCTGCTGATCGGCGTGACCGCGACCATGGCCCAGGACGTGGTGCCCGCTGCGGCCAGCCTGGCACCGGCGGCCGAGCGCGGCAGCGTCGTCGGCAAGGTAATGACCGGGTTGCTGCTGGGCATCCTGCTCTCACGCGTGGCCAGCGGACTGGTCGCGCAGTGGCTGGGGTGGCGCAGCATGTTCGCCCTGGCGGCAGTTTCGGTGGTGCTCATTGCCCTGGCACTGGCGCGCGCGTTGCCACGTTTCGCACCCACCACCACGCTGGGCTACCCGGCGCTGCTGGGCTCGCTGGTGGCCTTGTGGCGCGGGCAACCGGCGCTGCGTCGGGCGGTGTTCGCGCAGGGGCTGCTGGCAGTAGGGTTCAGCGCGTTCTGGTCGACGCTGGCGCTGATGCTGCACAGCCGCTACCAGGTGGGCAGCGCCGTGGCCGGCGCATTCGGCATCGCCGGCGCTGCCGGTGCGCTGGCCGCGCCCCTGGCCGGGCGCTGGGCCGACCGGCTCGGCAGCCATGCGGTGGCACGTATCGCGATCCTGGTGGCGCTGGCGGGCTTTGCGATGCTGTTGCTGGAGGCGTGGCTGCCACGTGCGGCGATCCTGCCGCTGTTGGCGGTCAGTGCGGTGGTGTTCGATTTCGGTTTCCAGTCGGCGTTGGTGTCGCACCAGACGCTGGTCTACGGCCTGGTGCCGGAGGCGCGCAGCCGGCTCAACGCGTTGCTGTTCACCGGGGTGTTCCTGGGCATGGCCAGCGGCGGCGCGCTCGGCAGCCTGGCACTCGCGCACTGGGGCTGGACCGGCGTGGCGTTGCTGGCCACCGCTACGGCGGCGCTGAGCCTGGTGGTGCGCCGCCGCTGA
- a CDS encoding LysR family transcriptional regulator yields MIIPTSTAGADRIDLLRTFVRIVESGSLSAAAVQLGTTQPTVSRRLQALERLFGLQLLKRSTHRMTLTDDGQRCFVHAQSLVADWEAIQADLRGEVDVPRGRLRVVVPHAFGQAQLLEPMLQFLARYPQVTLDWMLEDRHPDFIAEGIDCAIRVGTVDAPYLVAVPLAEVPRIAVAAPSLVGTADVRDPALPGTLPWIALTTYYRERVTLLAADGGPALQIDIQPRLLTDNLFVVRQAALAGLGAAVVSAWLVSDELRTGRLLRLLPEREAPPLPVHLVYPSARQIPSRLRAFIDAMKACLPHTHGMRIPPPPPR; encoded by the coding sequence ATGATCATTCCAACCAGCACCGCCGGTGCCGACCGGATCGACCTGCTGCGCACCTTCGTGCGCATCGTTGAAAGTGGCAGCCTGTCGGCAGCTGCTGTGCAGCTGGGCACCACCCAGCCCACCGTGAGCCGCCGCCTGCAGGCGCTGGAGCGGCTGTTCGGCCTGCAGCTGCTCAAACGATCCACCCATCGCATGACGCTGACCGACGACGGCCAACGCTGCTTCGTGCATGCGCAATCGCTGGTTGCCGACTGGGAGGCGATCCAGGCCGACCTGCGTGGCGAAGTGGACGTGCCGCGCGGGCGCCTGCGCGTGGTGGTGCCCCACGCCTTCGGGCAGGCCCAGTTGCTGGAGCCGATGCTGCAGTTCCTGGCGCGCTATCCGCAGGTCACCCTGGACTGGATGCTGGAAGACCGCCATCCCGACTTCATCGCCGAGGGCATCGACTGCGCGATCCGGGTGGGGACAGTGGACGCCCCGTACCTGGTCGCGGTGCCGCTCGCCGAAGTGCCGCGTATCGCGGTGGCCGCGCCGTCCCTGGTCGGCACGGCCGATGTGCGCGACCCGGCGTTGCCGGGCACGCTGCCATGGATCGCGCTGACCACGTACTACCGCGAGCGCGTCACCCTGCTGGCGGCCGATGGTGGTCCGGCGCTGCAGATCGACATCCAGCCGCGGCTGCTCACCGACAACCTGTTCGTGGTGCGCCAGGCGGCGCTGGCCGGATTGGGCGCGGCGGTGGTGTCGGCGTGGCTGGTGAGCGATGAGCTGCGCACGGGCCGGTTGCTGCGCCTGCTGCCCGAGCGCGAAGCACCGCCGCTGCCCGTGCACCTGGTGTACCCGTCTGCCCGGCAGATTCCGAGTCGGCTGCGGGCCTTCATCGACGCGATGAAGGCCTGCCTGCCGCACACCCACGGCATGCGCATCCCGCCTCCACCCCCGCGTTGA
- a CDS encoding Nramp family divalent metal transporter: MNASVAVPHGGHWWFRLLAFLGPGYMVSVGYMDPGNWATDIAGGARFGYLLLSVILLSNLMAIVLQGLSARLGIATGRDLAQACREHYSRPVTLGLWLLCEIAIIACDLAEVIGTAIALKLLFGIPLLAGAIITAIDVVLVLWLMNRGFRALEAFVIALLLVIFACFAIQIAFAAPPLQAVLGGFIPRAEVVTNPHALYLAIGIIGATVMPHNLYLHSSIVQTRAYPRTDPGRRSALRWAVTDSTIALMLALFINASILILAAAVFHAHGRTDVQEIEQAYELLAPMLGVGLASTLFAVALLASGINSTVTATLAGQIVMEGFLRLRIAPWARRLITRGIAIVPVVIVTAIYGEQGTARLLVLSQVLLSMQLPFAVIPLVRFVSDKAKMGALVAPRWLIALSWVIAAIILVLNVKLLVDTVAG, encoded by the coding sequence ATGAACGCCAGCGTCGCCGTCCCCCACGGCGGGCACTGGTGGTTCCGACTGTTGGCCTTCCTGGGCCCGGGTTACATGGTGTCGGTGGGCTACATGGACCCGGGAAACTGGGCTACCGATATCGCCGGCGGCGCCCGGTTCGGCTACCTGCTACTGTCGGTGATCCTGCTGTCCAACCTGATGGCCATCGTGCTCCAGGGGCTGTCGGCGCGGCTCGGCATCGCCACCGGGCGCGACCTCGCCCAGGCTTGCCGCGAGCACTACTCGCGCCCGGTCACCCTGGGCCTGTGGCTGCTCTGCGAAATCGCGATCATCGCCTGCGACCTGGCCGAAGTAATCGGCACGGCCATCGCGCTCAAGTTGTTGTTCGGCATTCCGCTGCTGGCCGGGGCGATCATCACCGCCATCGACGTGGTGCTGGTGCTGTGGCTGATGAACCGTGGCTTCCGTGCGCTGGAAGCGTTCGTGATCGCGCTGCTGCTGGTGATCTTTGCGTGCTTCGCGATCCAGATCGCCTTCGCCGCGCCGCCGCTGCAGGCCGTGCTCGGCGGCTTCATTCCCCGCGCCGAGGTGGTCACCAACCCGCATGCCCTGTACCTGGCCATCGGGATCATCGGCGCCACGGTGATGCCGCACAACCTGTACCTGCATTCGTCCATCGTGCAGACCCGTGCCTACCCGCGCACCGACCCCGGCCGTCGCAGCGCGCTGCGCTGGGCAGTGACCGACAGCACCATCGCCTTGATGCTGGCGCTGTTCATCAATGCCTCGATCCTGATCCTGGCCGCAGCGGTCTTCCACGCGCACGGGCGCACCGACGTACAGGAGATCGAGCAGGCCTACGAACTGTTGGCGCCCATGCTCGGCGTGGGGCTGGCCTCGACCCTGTTCGCGGTCGCCCTGCTCGCCTCCGGCATCAACTCCACGGTGACCGCCACGCTGGCCGGGCAGATCGTGATGGAGGGCTTTCTGCGCCTGCGCATCGCCCCGTGGGCACGCCGCCTGATCACCCGCGGCATCGCGATCGTGCCGGTGGTGATCGTCACCGCGATCTACGGCGAACAGGGCACCGCGCGGCTGCTGGTGCTCAGCCAGGTGCTGCTGTCGATGCAGTTGCCCTTCGCGGTGATTCCGCTGGTGCGGTTCGTCTCGGACAAGGCCAAGATGGGCGCGCTGGTGGCGCCGCGCTGGCTGATCGCGCTGTCGTGGGTGATCGCCGCGATCATCCTGGTGCTCAACGTGAAGCTGCTGGTGGATACGGTCGCGGGCTGA
- a CDS encoding MerR family transcriptional regulator, whose amino-acid sequence MQELDIAEVARRTGLAASALRYYEQKGLIQPIGRHGLRRVFAASVLERIALIALGRAAGLSLADIGAMLAVEGGAAIDRARLAAKADELDASIQRMTAMRDGLRHAAACRAARHLKCSRFRALMRVATRAG is encoded by the coding sequence ATGCAGGAACTGGATATTGCCGAGGTGGCCCGTCGCACTGGCCTGGCCGCATCCGCGTTGCGCTATTACGAGCAGAAGGGGCTGATCCAGCCGATCGGCCGCCATGGCCTGCGCCGGGTGTTCGCCGCGAGCGTGCTCGAGCGCATCGCGCTGATTGCGCTGGGGCGCGCGGCCGGTCTGTCGCTGGCCGACATCGGGGCAATGCTGGCCGTCGAGGGGGGCGCCGCCATCGATCGCGCACGGCTGGCCGCCAAGGCCGATGAACTGGACGCCAGCATCCAGCGCATGACCGCCATGCGCGACGGGCTGCGCCACGCGGCTGCCTGCCGCGCCGCCCGCCACCTGAAGTGCAGCCGGTTCCGCGCCCTGATGCGGGTGGCCACGCGTGCAGGGTGA
- a CDS encoding MFS transporter, which produces MSTAVDAAASRTDAVLLLASAGCALTVLDTNVVGVVLPTIARDLSASFADIEWVVSAYVLCFASLLLPAGTLADRIGRRRLYLIGLVLFALASVACGLAAQAGALYLARAGQGAAAAFMLAPALSLIGHAHQDPARRARAWAIWGAIMGLTMVLAPLIGGAIATWLGWRWAFHINLPLCLLLAALSGCYVPESRDPVRRRIDVAGVVLFAGSMLSWTWALIRGPVEGWTSTAVLPWLASGVVLGAAFIGVERRRVQPMLDLRLFRIPALVGAVIAMFAYAAAVQVMASLLPLLLQNVRGDSVLQAGLHMLPFALAMLLLPFLGRRLGAHWHSGKILALGLGVAVLGNLGIALSLWQHSGPGLLLAMAVLGSGGGLLNGETQKAIMSVIPPDRAGMASGISTTARFSGILIGFATLGAVLSSHVRAAADAALTAAGSPVSPALLERVVVGELSTASDALGVLARAAYAQGAGYAFIAAALMALLAMLATAWLMRVPPR; this is translated from the coding sequence ATGAGCACTGCCGTGGACGCGGCCGCGTCGCGCACCGACGCCGTGCTGCTGCTCGCATCGGCCGGCTGCGCGCTGACGGTGCTGGACACCAACGTGGTCGGCGTGGTGCTGCCCACCATTGCACGCGACCTGTCGGCGTCGTTCGCCGACATCGAGTGGGTGGTCAGCGCCTACGTGCTGTGCTTCGCCTCGCTGCTGTTGCCGGCCGGCACCCTGGCCGACCGGATCGGTCGGCGACGCCTGTACCTGATCGGCCTGGTGCTGTTCGCGCTTGCCTCGGTGGCCTGCGGGCTGGCCGCGCAGGCCGGTGCGCTGTATCTCGCGCGCGCCGGGCAGGGCGCGGCGGCTGCGTTCATGCTGGCCCCGGCGCTGTCGCTGATCGGCCATGCCCACCAGGACCCCGCGCGCCGTGCCCGGGCCTGGGCGATATGGGGCGCGATCATGGGCCTGACCATGGTGCTGGCGCCGCTGATCGGCGGCGCCATCGCCACCTGGCTGGGCTGGCGGTGGGCGTTCCACATCAATCTGCCGCTGTGCCTGTTGCTCGCGGCACTGAGCGGATGCTACGTGCCCGAGTCGCGCGACCCGGTGCGTCGTCGCATCGACGTGGCCGGTGTAGTGCTGTTTGCCGGCAGCATGCTGTCGTGGACGTGGGCATTGATCCGCGGCCCGGTGGAAGGCTGGACCAGCACCGCCGTACTGCCCTGGCTGGCATCCGGCGTGGTGCTGGGCGCCGCCTTCATCGGCGTGGAACGGCGCCGTGTGCAGCCGATGCTGGACCTGCGCTTGTTCCGGATACCGGCGCTGGTGGGCGCGGTGATCGCAATGTTCGCCTATGCGGCCGCAGTGCAGGTGATGGCCTCGCTGCTGCCGTTGCTGCTGCAGAACGTCCGCGGCGACAGCGTGCTGCAGGCCGGCCTGCACATGCTGCCGTTCGCGCTGGCGATGCTGCTGCTGCCGTTCCTCGGTCGGCGCCTGGGTGCGCACTGGCACTCGGGGAAAATCCTCGCGCTGGGCCTGGGCGTGGCGGTGCTTGGCAACCTGGGCATCGCGCTGTCGCTGTGGCAGCACAGCGGCCCGGGGCTGTTGCTGGCGATGGCGGTGCTGGGCAGTGGTGGCGGCCTGCTCAACGGTGAAACGCAGAAGGCGATCATGAGCGTGATTCCCCCGGACCGGGCCGGCATGGCGTCTGGCATCAGTACCACCGCACGCTTCTCCGGCATCCTGATCGGGTTTGCGACGTTGGGCGCGGTGCTGTCCAGCCATGTGCGGGCGGCTGCCGACGCCGCATTGACCGCCGCCGGCAGCCCGGTGTCGCCGGCGCTGCTGGAACGGGTGGTGGTCGGCGAGCTGTCGACCGCGTCGGATGCACTCGGCGTGCTGGCACGCGCGGCGTATGCACAGGGCGCTGGGTACGCGTTCATCGCTGCCGCGCTGATGGCCCTGCTGGCGATGCTGGCAACGGCGTGGTTGATGCGCGTGCCGCCCCGCTGA